A part of Prolixibacteraceae bacterium genomic DNA contains:
- a CDS encoding efflux RND transporter permease subunit, whose amino-acid sequence MISKYFIQRPILSTVVSLIIVILGGVSLLKLPVNQYPNITPTNVSVNATYPGASSEIIANTVGAPLEQAINGVEGMTYMSSVSNNDGSYQLTVTFEVGTDVNMATVLVQNKVNQALPKLPEIVQTLGVTTDKKSTDMVSIMGLNSKDPTVPLSFLTNYASTYIVDELKRIPGVASITVFGAGDYSIRLWLDPVKLKNRNLTPADVRRAIKNQNLQVASGQLGASPTASNQQMQLSLIVSPGRMTKESEFENIVIKTDANGNTIYLKDIAKVELGSKSYRRTVKRDGRRVSAAIAVYQLPGGNALDIHEAINNKFDELSQSFPPDFEYSEITNTTDFVKASIHEVTLTLFIAFVLVCLVLLIFLQDWRATLVPVITIPVSIIGTFGALAAFGFSINLLTLFAMVLAIGIVVDDAIVVVENTARHIDLGESPKRAAIIAMSEVTGPIIATTLVLMSVFLPPAFMGGITGELYKQFALTIAASTLLSAINALTLSPALSAMFLRKTKEGEKKGFVYRKFNQFFDRLTSSYSNLLGRIARKSVISLVMFAIIGVVSLVVFKSLSTSFIPNEDQGRIFVEISLPNAASDNRTAEVLAEVDKQLQTIDGIHTFMTVKGYSIIDQATLSNKATIFVTLVPWDERLPKGITDQKVLAEIRQKTSGISDARIRMFTPPAISGIGSTGGQKMVLQDLLGGDYVGLDRVSRSMSQYAQQDPVLGNVFSNFNVNVPYYDLRIDMEKAKMMNVALPDIYDALSSYLGASYVNDFTKWGRTFQVYMQGDAKDRRTIQDIRALQVRNGDNKLVSLGSLVKLEEKVGPDLITRYNLYSAAMINGVPQAGASSGDAIEAMNQMASKTITNTMKTDWTGFTFEELKAASQVSLIFLLAIVLVFLVLAGLYESWIDPLIVIMVIPMSIVGAVLGAYFRHLSNDIYMQIGLILLVALSCKNAILIVEFIRDLKKEMSVSKALLEAGRIRFRPILMTSLTFILGVLPLVIANGVGANSRHSLGTTVFFGMITGTVFAVLLIPPLYGLIHRWIHKD is encoded by the coding sequence ATGATTTCAAAATATTTTATACAACGACCGATCTTATCAACGGTAGTGTCGTTGATCATTGTGATTTTAGGAGGGGTATCCTTGCTTAAGCTCCCAGTCAATCAATATCCTAATATAACCCCAACGAATGTGTCTGTTAACGCGACTTATCCTGGGGCAAGTTCTGAGATTATTGCCAATACCGTAGGTGCACCTTTAGAACAGGCTATTAATGGTGTGGAGGGAATGACTTATATGTCCTCGGTGAGTAATAACGATGGATCGTATCAGTTGACAGTCACTTTTGAAGTGGGAACAGATGTGAATATGGCAACTGTTTTGGTACAGAATAAAGTGAATCAAGCACTTCCTAAACTACCGGAGATCGTTCAGACTTTGGGGGTAACCACTGACAAGAAGTCTACAGACATGGTTTCGATCATGGGTTTAAATTCGAAAGATCCGACGGTACCTTTATCGTTTCTAACCAACTATGCATCCACTTATATTGTAGATGAGCTGAAGCGTATTCCTGGAGTGGCTTCGATTACTGTTTTTGGTGCCGGGGATTATAGTATTCGACTGTGGTTAGATCCTGTGAAACTGAAGAACCGTAATTTGACTCCTGCCGATGTAAGAAGGGCTATTAAGAATCAAAACTTGCAGGTGGCATCAGGTCAACTGGGTGCTAGTCCTACTGCTTCGAATCAGCAGATGCAACTGTCTCTGATCGTGAGTCCAGGACGAATGACTAAAGAGTCTGAATTCGAGAATATCGTGATAAAGACCGACGCCAATGGTAATACTATTTATCTCAAAGATATTGCAAAAGTGGAGTTGGGGAGTAAAAGTTACAGGCGAACGGTTAAACGAGATGGAAGGCGAGTTTCGGCTGCTATTGCTGTGTATCAGTTGCCTGGAGGTAATGCATTAGATATTCACGAAGCGATCAATAATAAATTTGATGAGTTGAGTCAATCTTTTCCTCCTGATTTTGAATATTCAGAGATCACCAATACCACCGATTTTGTGAAGGCCTCTATTCATGAGGTCACCTTAACGTTATTTATCGCTTTTGTGCTGGTCTGTTTGGTGTTGTTAATCTTCTTACAAGATTGGCGTGCCACTTTAGTTCCAGTGATCACTATCCCAGTCTCTATTATCGGTACTTTTGGAGCCTTGGCAGCCTTTGGTTTTTCTATTAACTTGTTGACACTGTTTGCGATGGTTCTGGCCATTGGTATTGTTGTGGATGATGCTATTGTTGTTGTGGAGAATACTGCACGACATATTGATTTAGGAGAGAGCCCCAAAAGGGCAGCTATTATCGCTATGTCAGAGGTTACAGGGCCGATTATTGCAACGACGTTGGTTTTGATGTCGGTCTTTCTTCCACCTGCATTTATGGGTGGTATTACAGGCGAGTTGTATAAGCAGTTTGCATTGACTATTGCTGCATCTACCTTGTTGAGTGCCATCAATGCCTTGACGTTAAGTCCAGCGCTGTCTGCAATGTTTTTGCGTAAGACGAAAGAGGGAGAGAAGAAAGGTTTTGTGTACCGTAAGTTTAATCAGTTTTTTGACCGTCTGACCTCTTCGTATAGTAATCTATTAGGGCGTATTGCAAGAAAGTCTGTGATCTCGTTGGTTATGTTTGCAATCATCGGAGTGGTGAGCTTGGTGGTGTTTAAGTCTCTTTCGACCTCATTTATACCTAATGAAGATCAAGGTCGTATTTTTGTGGAGATCTCTCTGCCCAATGCTGCATCGGATAATAGAACTGCTGAAGTATTGGCTGAAGTAGATAAGCAGTTACAGACCATCGATGGTATTCATACTTTTATGACGGTAAAAGGATATTCGATTATTGATCAAGCTACTTTATCTAACAAAGCTACCATCTTTGTTACATTGGTACCTTGGGATGAACGCCTTCCTAAAGGTATTACGGACCAGAAGGTTTTGGCTGAGATAAGACAAAAGACTTCAGGTATTAGTGATGCAAGAATACGAATGTTTACACCTCCTGCAATTAGTGGTATTGGCTCAACAGGTGGTCAGAAGATGGTTCTTCAAGATTTATTGGGCGGCGACTATGTTGGATTAGATCGTGTTTCTCGATCGATGTCTCAATATGCGCAGCAAGATCCTGTGTTGGGTAATGTGTTCTCAAATTTTAATGTAAATGTGCCTTATTATGATCTTCGTATCGATATGGAAAAGGCGAAGATGATGAATGTGGCTTTGCCTGATATTTATGATGCTTTGTCGTCATATCTAGGGGCGAGTTATGTGAATGACTTCACCAAATGGGGACGAACTTTTCAGGTGTATATGCAAGGAGATGCTAAAGATAGGCGAACGATCCAAGATATACGAGCCTTGCAGGTGAGAAATGGAGATAATAAATTGGTCTCTCTCGGATCTTTGGTTAAGCTAGAGGAGAAGGTGGGACCGGATTTGATTACGCGTTATAATCTATATAGCGCAGCGATGATTAATGGGGTACCACAGGCAGGAGCCAGTTCTGGAGATGCGATTGAGGCGATGAATCAAATGGCATCAAAAACAATAACCAATACCATGAAGACCGATTGGACAGGGTTTACATTTGAGGAGTTGAAAGCAGCGTCACAAGTGTCACTGATCTTTTTGTTGGCTATTGTACTTGTGTTTTTGGTGTTGGCAGGATTATATGAGAGTTGGATAGACCCTTTGATCGTTATTATGGTTATCCCAATGTCTATCGTTGGAGCGGTATTAGGGGCTTATTTTAGACATCTGTCTAACGATATATATATGCAGATTGGTCTTATTCTACTTGTTGCACTGTCTTGTAAGAATGCAATTTTGATTGTCGAATTTATTAGAGATTTGAAGAAGGAGATGAGTGTCTCTAAGGCATTGTTAGAAGCGGGACGTATACGTTTTAGGCCTATTTTGATGACATCATTAACTTTTATCTTAGGTGTTTTGCCATTGGTTATTGCCAATGGTGTAGGGGCAAATAGTCGTCATTCTTTAGGAACTACGGTATTCTTTGGGATGATCACAGGAACTGTTTTTGCTGTTTTGCTTATTCCACCGTTGTATGGATTAATACATCGATGGATACATAAAGATTAA
- a CDS encoding ISL3 family transposase — protein MYDLLASALHIESPYFIDGINLDKESQRLDVYIDFKRGSRFSHNGEDNLQVHDTRKKTWQHLSFFEYKCYLTARVPRVIKGDGNVAILDMPWEGELPGFTLLFEALLMSLISYMPVHQVAQMTGVYDDKLWKLATLYVDTAKAEEDHSDIEMIGVDETSCKKGHNYVTLFVDLKERKTVHVTEGKGAETIASFCKVIPHYHDQNKVIKSSKISHVSCDMSPSFISGIATHLPDASITFDKFHIMKIINEAVDKVRRSEAKDEECLKGNRYLFLKNKTNFTLKQQQAFKDLSISNSKLKVTTQVLQIGFNRQKLQTR, from the coding sequence ATGTACGATTTATTAGCCTCAGCCTTACATATTGAATCTCCCTATTTTATTGATGGTATTAACTTAGACAAGGAATCCCAACGTTTAGATGTTTATATCGATTTTAAGAGAGGTTCTCGTTTTAGTCACAATGGAGAGGATAACCTACAGGTGCATGATACACGAAAGAAAACATGGCAGCATTTAAGCTTCTTTGAGTATAAGTGTTATTTAACTGCACGTGTTCCCCGTGTTATAAAGGGAGATGGTAATGTTGCTATTCTTGATATGCCTTGGGAAGGTGAACTACCTGGTTTTACACTGTTGTTTGAAGCATTATTAATGTCCTTAATTTCTTATATGCCAGTTCATCAGGTTGCACAAATGACAGGTGTTTATGATGATAAGCTATGGAAGTTGGCAACTTTGTATGTCGATACAGCAAAGGCCGAAGAAGACCATTCTGATATTGAGATGATAGGGGTTGATGAGACTTCTTGTAAAAAAGGGCATAATTATGTTACTTTGTTTGTAGACCTAAAAGAACGCAAGACAGTACATGTTACTGAAGGAAAAGGGGCAGAAACTATTGCTTCTTTTTGTAAGGTTATTCCACATTATCACGACCAAAATAAAGTGATCAAATCAAGTAAAATAAGTCATGTCAGTTGTGATATGTCTCCTTCATTCATTAGTGGCATAGCAACACACCTTCCAGATGCTTCCATTACATTTGACAAGTTTCATATTATGAAGATAATCAATGAAGCAGTAGATAAGGTTAGACGATCTGAAGCAAAAGATGAAGAGTGTCTAAAGGGGAACAGGTATTTATTCTTAAAGAACAAGACAAACTTCACCTTAAAGCAACAGCAAGCCTTTAAGGATCTTTCTATATCAAACAGTAAATTAAAGGTAACTACTCAGGTTCTTCAGATAGGTTTTAACCGACAAAAACTTCAAACACGTTGA
- a CDS encoding T9SS type A sorting domain-containing protein gives MRKLDRNRDGAIQISEAQRFDGSIRISSDKVDNISGLEHFTNMTGLNINANLRSLDLSPNEKLTKLTVWSCNNLTSLDFSKNRSLTELVLQNNDKLANLTLPNSNSLKKFNCYGSKISRFDISNHTRLESVNVSNNSLSSIDLSKNINLESLTITSNKISEIDVSKNKKLSYFICRDNQLQTLDLRHNTLLKTLKCGNNSIASLNLANNSNLTDLSCTGNEMTSLDLRNGNNKKLKGVDTRNNNLTKIEIDPNYIPRIQTGFIFFVTAWIVDDKTVFHSGGTQLFHITFFEDGSRNKVVTTDNRNVFRKGEKVKIEAFPANGQKFLVFYNELNSRNNPMELTINKNYSNQWVRFEECKNNEFNLEIDSENGQVQTSPSPNSKVFKGGTVVKLTAKPKTGYRFVRWEGDKNNSSNPTTIRMSKNSKIEAVYEKVSTAIEDIPVKTDIEISISPNPVVNMLSIQSLETIAQAELFNLMGNSLAIFHKDQFNMTGYPTGLYLLKVQLKNGTTKVVKFQLK, from the coding sequence GTGAGGAAACTAGATAGGAATCGTGATGGTGCTATCCAGATCTCAGAGGCTCAAAGATTTGATGGGAGCATCAGAATATCATCTGATAAAGTAGATAATATTAGTGGGCTAGAACATTTCACAAATATGACTGGACTAAACATCAATGCCAACTTAAGATCGCTAGATTTATCACCAAATGAAAAACTTACGAAGCTAACGGTATGGAGTTGTAACAATCTCACATCATTGGATTTCTCTAAGAATAGGAGTTTGACGGAACTTGTACTTCAGAATAATGATAAGCTAGCCAACCTCACACTTCCCAACTCTAATAGTCTCAAGAAATTTAACTGTTATGGATCTAAAATTTCTCGTTTCGATATTTCTAACCATACTAGATTAGAGTCTGTAAATGTAAGTAACAACTCTCTTAGCTCCATTGACTTATCTAAAAACATCAACTTAGAAAGCTTGACGATTACTTCCAATAAAATAAGTGAAATTGATGTTTCTAAAAATAAAAAATTATCCTATTTTATCTGTCGAGACAACCAACTCCAGACACTAGATCTACGTCATAACACACTTCTAAAGACATTAAAATGTGGCAACAACTCAATAGCTTCTTTAAACTTAGCAAATAATAGTAACCTAACAGACCTGTCGTGCACTGGTAATGAAATGACTTCTTTGGACTTAAGAAACGGAAACAATAAAAAGCTTAAAGGGGTAGATACTCGAAATAATAATTTAACAAAGATTGAGATCGATCCCAATTACATTCCTAGAATTCAAACTGGCTTTATTTTCTTTGTAACGGCCTGGATTGTGGACGATAAAACGGTATTTCATTCAGGAGGAACCCAATTATTTCACATAACCTTCTTTGAAGATGGAAGCCGAAACAAAGTGGTAACAACAGACAATCGCAATGTATTTAGAAAAGGAGAGAAAGTGAAAATTGAAGCTTTTCCTGCGAATGGCCAAAAGTTTTTAGTCTTCTATAATGAACTAAATAGCAGAAACAACCCGATGGAACTTACAATAAATAAGAACTACTCTAACCAATGGGTTCGTTTTGAAGAATGTAAAAACAATGAGTTTAACCTTGAAATAGACTCTGAGAATGGTCAAGTACAGACAAGTCCCAGCCCAAACAGCAAAGTGTTTAAAGGAGGAACAGTTGTCAAACTCACGGCCAAGCCAAAAACTGGATATCGCTTTGTACGATGGGAAGGAGATAAAAACAATTCATCCAACCCAACTACAATAAGAATGAGCAAAAACAGTAAGATCGAAGCGGTGTATGAAAAAGTCAGTACTGCAATAGAAGACATCCCTGTTAAGACAGATATTGAGATCTCAATAAGTCCAAACCCTGTAGTAAATATGCTGTCGATTCAATCTCTTGAAACCATTGCCCAAGCTGAATTATTTAATCTAATGGGCAACTCTTTAGCAATTTTCCATAAAGATCAATTCAACATGACTGGTTATCCTACAGGGCTATATCTACTTAAAGTCCAACTAAAAAATGGAACAACAAAAGTTGTTAAATTTCAATTGAAATAG
- a CDS encoding efflux RND transporter periplasmic adaptor subunit produces MRYLFVLLVSGALFFSCDNTVKKSQQPLPNIELGHPVVEDITVYHDFSGYTDAKAAVDIFPRVQGLLEKIYFKPGAFVHKGERLFGLEREPYYSKMKEASSAVASSKAQLELSRMVLDRLVKAKRSNAVSEVQLLTAQTQVDLDRASYEQNKALLSVSKTNYSYTTIVSPIDGYISDYYVDRGNLMDPNGKQKLASIVGDRLMDIYFTVNSSELQLLRKELESDLGLSVQIYDESGEMMLVEAKVKYFDPSVDLSTGNITLKATVDNEDRKLLAGTYLRIKVPLQKIEKALLVPQSAISRDQEGAYVYEVIDSKSVVKRIELMGSYEKMSIVKGGLKHDDQIVIKGTNKLHHMMVVE; encoded by the coding sequence ATGAGATATTTATTCGTTTTATTGGTATCTGGTGCGTTGTTTTTTTCGTGTGACAATACTGTTAAGAAGTCACAACAACCCCTGCCAAATATAGAGTTAGGTCATCCTGTGGTAGAAGATATTACGGTATACCATGATTTTTCTGGGTATACAGATGCAAAAGCTGCGGTGGATATTTTTCCTCGGGTACAGGGTTTGTTAGAGAAGATATATTTTAAACCAGGGGCATTCGTACATAAAGGTGAGCGTCTTTTTGGTTTAGAGAGAGAGCCTTATTATTCAAAGATGAAAGAGGCTTCTTCTGCTGTTGCCTCCTCTAAAGCGCAGCTGGAGTTGAGTCGAATGGTTTTAGATCGATTGGTGAAGGCGAAGAGATCGAATGCTGTGAGTGAGGTTCAGCTTTTGACAGCACAGACGCAAGTGGATTTGGACAGGGCATCCTATGAACAGAATAAGGCTTTGTTGTCTGTTTCGAAGACAAACTATAGTTACACGACCATTGTCTCTCCTATTGATGGATATATCTCTGATTATTATGTCGATCGTGGAAATTTGATGGATCCTAATGGGAAGCAGAAGTTGGCATCTATTGTCGGTGATCGTTTGATGGATATCTATTTTACGGTCAATTCTAGTGAGCTTCAATTGTTGAGAAAAGAGTTAGAGAGCGATTTGGGTCTTTCAGTTCAAATTTATGATGAGTCGGGAGAGATGATGTTGGTGGAGGCAAAAGTCAAATATTTTGATCCATCGGTAGATCTTTCTACAGGTAATATAACATTGAAAGCTACTGTCGATAATGAAGATCGTAAGTTGTTGGCAGGTACCTATCTGAGAATCAAAGTGCCACTACAGAAGATTGAGAAGGCATTGTTGGTTCCACAGAGTGCTATTTCAAGAGATCAAGAGGGTGCATATGTTTATGAGGTCATCGATTCGAAATCGGTTGTGAAGCGAATAGAGTTGATGGGCAGCTATGAGAAGATGTCGATTGTCAAAGGAGGTCTAAAGCATGATGATCAAATTGTGATCAAAGGAACCAATAAGTTACATCATATGATGGTGGTTGAGTGA
- a CDS encoding N-acetylmuramoyl-L-alanine amidase yields MRKIHKIILHCSDSDIHDHDNIQTVRQWHLNRGWKDIGYHYFITKDGRVRWGRNPASFGAHCAGHNRDSIGICLSGRRKFTPDQFCSLRMLLIQLMKEFDIPKTAIFGHNHFNKKKSCPNFDVQEIINTL; encoded by the coding sequence ATGAGGAAAATACACAAGATTATCCTTCACTGCTCCGACAGTGATATTCACGATCATGACAACATCCAAACAGTACGTCAATGGCACCTCAACCGAGGGTGGAAAGATATCGGCTACCACTACTTCATCACCAAAGATGGAAGAGTTCGATGGGGTCGCAATCCTGCATCATTTGGAGCCCACTGTGCAGGACACAACCGCGACTCTATCGGCATCTGTCTCAGTGGTCGCCGTAAATTCACCCCCGATCAGTTCTGTAGTCTACGCATGTTACTGATCCAGTTGATGAAAGAGTTTGACATACCCAAAACAGCAATCTTTGGTCACAACCATTTCAACAAAAAGAAGAGCTGTCCCAATTTCGATGTCCAAGAGATCATCAACACCCTTTAA
- a CDS encoding helix-turn-helix domain-containing protein gives MTSKKYLTKSLEAQPKRRNIEMLLREVLTKYDLIIDTMVQIIEMIQRSKIPPQRVSSKKELDKWIDTQDVLNLLHISRRKLQGMRLNGELPFTSFSGTILFKESDIYKLLEDNYGYYLASLKNNK, from the coding sequence ATGACATCGAAAAAATATCTTACGAAAAGTCTCGAAGCACAACCCAAACGACGCAACATAGAGATGCTCCTTCGAGAAGTCCTAACCAAATACGACCTTATTATCGACACCATGGTCCAGATCATCGAGATGATCCAAAGATCAAAAATACCACCACAAAGAGTATCATCCAAAAAGGAGCTCGACAAATGGATAGATACACAAGATGTACTTAACCTACTGCATATCTCCAGAAGAAAACTTCAAGGTATGCGACTTAATGGAGAGCTTCCATTCACCTCCTTCAGTGGAACCATTCTCTTTAAAGAGAGTGATATATACAAACTACTGGAAGACAACTATGGCTACTACCTCGCAAGCCTAAAAAACAACAAATAG
- a CDS encoding efflux transporter outer membrane subunit codes for MGRSVVLLVFFFSSFFSYGQQSSVVEPEVGDSWSDLVVNLEEVDQITEWWNIFNDPLLTSLVQQTIKSNYNVQSGLQRLEQSRIMYQQSRSYLMPSLEYSLSYATSNLNQPVNGLNGYGTSVRFNWEVDVFGRIKAQTEASKYNIDVASEDQRYLLLSILSEVTQSYVRMRMFQNQIIVSEENIEVQKDLVRLTQSEFESGLKSKVDFLQAETILNTTMASIKAIESKVANEINLIKVLMGKMPESIYQGLVQKQSLPALPENIQTLVPREALRNRPDVKRVENQILSLMATTKSAKKDLLPKLTLSGNIGFNSESADQWFEQSAMNYFVGPTLTWNLFQGKRAKNEVKLQQSKVDQFELNYKNTLLTAVKEVENNLVNIQKLEESNEWLERGVKSSKGALKLSIDQYSQGLIDYQPLLSSQQTLLKNQNSLIVSQGSLLIEIVLLYQSLGGDKSE; via the coding sequence ATGGGAAGAAGTGTAGTTTTATTGGTGTTCTTTTTTAGTTCGTTTTTTTCTTATGGTCAGCAATCCAGCGTAGTGGAGCCCGAAGTGGGGGATTCATGGAGTGATTTGGTGGTGAACCTAGAAGAGGTAGATCAGATCACCGAATGGTGGAATATTTTTAATGACCCATTGCTGACATCCTTGGTTCAGCAGACGATAAAGAGTAATTACAATGTACAGTCGGGTTTGCAGCGATTAGAGCAGAGTCGCATCATGTATCAACAGAGTCGATCGTATTTAATGCCATCGCTAGAGTATAGTTTGTCCTATGCTACTTCGAATTTAAATCAACCAGTTAATGGGTTGAATGGTTACGGCACGTCTGTACGTTTTAATTGGGAGGTGGATGTTTTTGGGCGGATAAAGGCGCAAACAGAAGCTTCGAAATATAATATTGACGTGGCATCGGAGGATCAAAGATACCTGTTGTTGAGTATTCTATCCGAGGTAACGCAATCATATGTTCGAATGCGCATGTTCCAGAATCAAATTATTGTTTCGGAAGAGAATATTGAGGTTCAGAAGGATTTAGTTCGATTGACACAGTCCGAATTTGAATCTGGATTGAAATCGAAGGTTGATTTTTTGCAGGCAGAAACGATCTTGAATACGACCATGGCGAGTATTAAAGCGATTGAGTCGAAAGTGGCTAATGAGATCAATCTGATCAAAGTGTTGATGGGTAAGATGCCGGAGTCTATCTATCAAGGGTTAGTGCAGAAGCAGTCTCTTCCTGCTTTGCCAGAAAATATTCAAACATTGGTACCACGAGAAGCATTAAGGAATCGTCCAGATGTAAAGCGTGTGGAAAATCAGATCTTAAGTTTAATGGCGACAACCAAGTCGGCTAAAAAAGATCTATTACCTAAGTTAACCCTGTCTGGTAATATTGGTTTCAATTCGGAGAGTGCGGATCAATGGTTCGAACAGAGTGCGATGAATTATTTTGTTGGGCCTACTTTGACATGGAATCTTTTTCAAGGTAAGAGGGCAAAGAATGAGGTGAAATTGCAACAGTCGAAAGTAGATCAGTTTGAGCTGAATTATAAGAACACTCTTTTAACTGCGGTCAAAGAGGTTGAGAATAATTTGGTTAATATCCAGAAGTTAGAAGAGTCGAATGAGTGGTTGGAGCGCGGTGTCAAGAGTTCGAAAGGGGCATTAAAACTATCTATCGATCAGTATAGTCAAGGACTTATAGATTATCAACCGCTATTGAGTTCCCAGCAAACTTTATTGAAGAATCAAAACAGTTTGATTGTATCTCAAGGAAGTTTATTGATTGAAATTGTACTTCTCTATCAATCGTTAGGAGGGGATAAATCGGAGTGA
- a CDS encoding SAM-dependent methyltransferase produces MTAIKKRSHTQGSAKTADQPTVIVAVEQHFPKSQRIVEDDLASHLFSGVNKLWITLSKIPFIRNFFVKINESSFTGGWSGFLVRKRYIDARLKETVLYNNIEQIVNVGAGWDTRLCRLDEVKHIPSWELDQAINISSKKEAIEQALGTFPKHIKQVCIDLNTEDPGSALEAHYFEVSKPTFFIMEAVLQYLEQGAVDRIFESLVKSPVGSYVAFTYVVDDFIQGKNIFGQHMMYKMTVKSGLWKTGFTPKSIHLYLEKYGWDIVEETGYDRLNDRYVKPTGRKLGVMPLERMVFARK; encoded by the coding sequence ATGACAGCAATCAAGAAGAGGAGCCATACTCAAGGCAGTGCAAAGACTGCAGATCAACCAACAGTTATTGTTGCAGTAGAACAACATTTTCCAAAGTCACAAAGAATTGTTGAGGATGATTTAGCTTCTCATCTTTTTTCGGGGGTGAATAAACTTTGGATTACGCTATCAAAGATTCCTTTTATACGTAACTTTTTTGTGAAGATAAATGAGTCGTCTTTCACTGGAGGGTGGAGTGGCTTCCTTGTACGAAAACGTTATATTGACGCACGTCTTAAAGAGACCGTCTTATATAATAATATTGAACAGATTGTTAATGTCGGAGCAGGATGGGATACTCGTTTGTGTCGTCTTGATGAGGTTAAACATATCCCTTCATGGGAGTTGGATCAAGCGATAAATATCTCATCCAAAAAAGAAGCAATAGAGCAAGCACTGGGTACCTTCCCTAAACATATTAAACAAGTTTGTATTGATCTGAATACAGAAGATCCTGGTTCTGCACTGGAAGCACATTATTTTGAGGTCTCAAAACCCACATTCTTTATAATGGAAGCCGTTCTACAATACCTTGAGCAAGGCGCTGTAGATAGAATTTTTGAATCTTTAGTGAAATCTCCTGTTGGGAGTTATGTGGCATTTACCTACGTGGTCGACGATTTCATTCAAGGCAAGAATATCTTTGGTCAGCATATGATGTATAAGATGACTGTTAAGAGTGGTTTATGGAAAACAGGTTTTACTCCCAAAAGTATTCATCTATACCTAGAGAAATATGGATGGGATATTGTTGAAGAGACTGGATATGATCGATTGAATGATCGCTATGTAAAACCTACAGGAAGAAAACTTGGTGTTATGCCCTTAGAGAGAATGGTTTTCGCAAGAAAGTGA